From one Bacteroides eggerthii genomic stretch:
- a CDS encoding VOC family protein, with product MLEAEDIELVRDELRSKNVKIIGNIREELYGELLTFEAPNGHCRSFSKELYDK from the coding sequence ATGTTGGAGGCGGAGGATATCGAACTTGTCCGGGATGAGTTGAGAAGCAAAAATGTGAAGATCATCGGCAACATCAGAGAAGAGCTATACGGCGAATTGCTGACTTTTGAAGCCCCCAACGGGCATTGCCGGAGTTTTAGCAAGGAACTCTATGATAAATAA
- a CDS encoding DUF3795 domain-containing protein codes for MRRLYAGRQRETGTLSQGRIKDCVLLKEITYYYQCGDFPCRLIRNLERSYNSRYKESPVENSEIVKGNGVFYFISWKHTPLDTPARNVAALSHCTTRFARSTEKEHDKNED; via the coding sequence TTGCGTCGGCTGTACGCGGGAAGGCAAAGGGAGACCGGAACATTGTCGCAAGGCAGGATAAAGGACTGCGTGCTGCTGAAAGAGATTACTTATTACTATCAGTGTGGCGACTTCCCTTGTAGACTTATAAGAAACCTCGAAAGAAGTTACAACAGCCGTTACAAGGAAAGTCCGGTCGAAAATAGTGAGATTGTAAAGGGAAACGGGGTATTTTATTTCATTTCATGGAAACACACCCCGCTCGATACACCTGCACGGAATGTGGCGGCATTGTCTCATTGCACGACAAGGTTTGCACGGAGTACGGAAAAAGAACACGATAAGAATGAAGATTAA
- a CDS encoding VOC family protein has translation MNKITCICLGVRNMSLAIRFYRDGLGFETCEKGDEPQVIFFNTPGTKFELYPLGLLAKDISETNPPKIAEGFAGITLAYNVERREEVDVVIEKVCKAGGRIAKEPAETFWGGYHAYFSDLDGYYWEVVWGPMFEYDENGLLKDL, from the coding sequence ATGAATAAAATTACTTGTATTTGCCTTGGTGTCCGCAACATGAGCCTTGCAATAAGATTTTATCGTGATGGACTCGGTTTCGAAACCTGCGAGAAAGGAGATGAACCACAGGTTATATTCTTCAATACACCAGGTACGAAGTTTGAGCTTTATCCGCTGGGGCTGCTCGCCAAAGACATCAGTGAAACGAATCCACCGAAAATTGCCGAGGGCTTTGCGGGAATTACACTCGCCTACAATGTGGAAAGACGTGAAGAGGTGGATGTGGTTATAGAAAAAGTATGCAAAGCAGGAGGCAGAATCGCGAAAGAACCCGCGGAAACTTTCTGGGGCGGTTATCATGCCTACTTCTCCGATCTTGACGGGTATTATTGGGAGGTGGTGTGGGGGCCTATGTTCGAATACGATGAGAATGGTCTGCTAAAAGATTTGTGA
- a CDS encoding recombinase family protein, which yields MVVAYLRVSTGRQTLTNQRHEITRFAGSRNMVVDCWVTEVVSGSKKRRDRKLGATVKRLKAGDTLIVTELSRLSRTLTDIMTIVGELLEKGVFLYSTKDRYSFDDTINSKVLCFAFGLVAEIERNLISARTKEALAARREQGVILGRRRGSYTKLQRLIDAGEEIAGLLNDGRTIAMICGRYGVARNTFDRFRALFLQATVIEGKRNYSFDPDIRINK from the coding sequence ATGGTAGTAGCTTATTTAAGGGTCAGCACGGGAAGGCAGACGCTGACTAACCAACGACACGAGATCACGAGATTTGCCGGTAGTAGAAACATGGTGGTGGATTGCTGGGTCACGGAAGTCGTGAGCGGCAGCAAGAAAAGACGCGACCGGAAACTCGGGGCAACGGTAAAGCGGTTAAAAGCCGGGGACACGTTGATCGTGACAGAACTTTCCAGGTTAAGCCGCACGCTTACCGATATTATGACGATCGTGGGGGAACTGCTCGAAAAAGGCGTGTTCCTGTACAGTACCAAGGATCGCTATTCTTTTGACGATACCATCAACAGCAAGGTGTTATGCTTTGCGTTCGGCCTGGTGGCCGAGATCGAGCGAAACCTCATATCCGCCCGCACCAAAGAGGCCCTGGCGGCACGACGGGAACAAGGCGTCATACTGGGTCGCAGGAGGGGAAGCTATACCAAGCTCCAACGCCTGATCGACGCGGGAGAAGAAATAGCCGGCTTGTTAAATGACGGGCGGACGATCGCCATGATATGCGGGAGGTACGGCGTCGCAAGAAACACATTCGACCGTTTCAGGGCACTATTTCTGCAAGCCACGGTTATAGAGGGCAAGCGAAACTACAGTTTCGATCCTGATATACGGATAAACAAGTGA
- a CDS encoding DUF3575 domain-containing protein, giving the protein MRKSLLVLPFLLLLSAGFSVAQEPLPRDTAAVKVYFQQGQATLDSTFRDNGSRLDSFSRRLASFRGDTTFQIRSVRVVSGASPEGSSKINRSLSERRATAIRSYLEKRVSLDGHAFEVESPGVDWEGLASLVESSDMSYRDEVLEILYHTPEFVIREGKVVDSRQRQLGMLHGGEPWCYMEERFFPELRASGVLVVVETGREDTSSPEPVAPPRDTVVVEHRDTVEVIRRDTMDVLCPIVPARKPFYMSLKTNLLYDVALVPNIGAEFYLGRGWSLGGNWMYAWWNSKKRHNYWRLYGGELEIRKYFGRRAAEKPLTGHHLGLYGQLFTYDFELGGTGYMGGKPGGTLWEKMNYAVGLEYGYSLPVARRLNLDFVIGLGYWGGEYHTYDPVDDHYVWKETRQRHWFGPTKAEISLVWLIGRGNYNEKKGGKR; this is encoded by the coding sequence ATGAGAAAAAGCTTACTCGTCTTGCCGTTTCTGTTGCTGCTGTCCGCCGGTTTCTCGGTGGCCCAGGAGCCACTACCGCGTGACACCGCCGCTGTGAAGGTCTATTTCCAGCAGGGACAGGCCACGCTGGATTCCACGTTCCGGGACAACGGTTCCCGCCTGGACTCGTTCTCCCGCCGTCTGGCCTCGTTTCGGGGTGATACCACCTTCCAGATTCGATCGGTTCGCGTCGTTTCCGGAGCTTCCCCGGAGGGTTCCTCCAAAATCAACAGGAGTTTGTCGGAACGGCGTGCCACGGCCATCCGCTCCTATCTCGAAAAGCGGGTTTCCCTGGATGGTCACGCCTTTGAGGTCGAATCTCCCGGCGTGGACTGGGAGGGCCTCGCCTCCCTGGTCGAATCCTCCGATATGTCCTACCGGGACGAAGTGCTGGAGATACTGTATCATACTCCCGAGTTCGTTATCCGTGAGGGCAAGGTCGTGGATAGCCGCCAGCGTCAGCTGGGCATGCTGCACGGCGGCGAGCCGTGGTGTTACATGGAAGAGCGCTTCTTCCCGGAACTGCGCGCCTCGGGAGTGCTCGTCGTCGTTGAAACCGGGCGGGAGGATACTTCCAGCCCTGAACCGGTCGCCCCGCCGCGCGATACCGTTGTCGTAGAGCACCGGGACACGGTGGAGGTCATCCGACGCGACACGATGGATGTACTTTGCCCTATTGTCCCGGCCCGCAAACCCTTCTACATGTCGCTGAAAACAAACTTGCTCTACGACGTGGCCCTGGTGCCGAATATCGGAGCGGAGTTCTACCTGGGCCGCGGCTGGTCGCTGGGCGGTAATTGGATGTACGCCTGGTGGAACAGCAAGAAGCGTCATAATTACTGGCGCCTCTACGGCGGGGAGCTGGAGATCCGCAAATACTTCGGTCGTCGCGCGGCAGAAAAACCGCTTACCGGGCATCACCTGGGACTCTACGGGCAGCTGTTCACGTACGACTTCGAGCTCGGGGGTACGGGTTACATGGGCGGCAAACCGGGCGGCACGCTTTGGGAGAAGATGAACTACGCTGTGGGTCTGGAATACGGCTACTCGCTGCCCGTCGCCCGTCGCCTGAACCTGGATTTCGTCATCGGCTTGGGCTACTGGGGCGGCGAATACCATACATACGACCCCGTCGACGATCATTATGTCTGGAAAGAGACCAGGCAGCGCCACTGGTTCGGGCCCACGAAAGCGGAAATCTCCCTCGTGTGGCTGATCGGCCGGGGTAATTACAACGAAAAGAAAGGAGGCAAGCGATGA
- a CDS encoding DUF5119 domain-containing protein, translating into MKKIFHTVTMAALLVAATSCEHKELCLDHAHAVEVEVVFDWRNAPNAAPASMSLYLFPGDGEALRYDFTGRDGGTIRVPIGKYEALCLNSDTENIVYRNTERKGTFEVTTQTSPLLGGLSALGVRSEGAPRADGAEDERVALSPDMLWSDHAESIELKHVPVRQRITLYPEQSVCRYTVEIRNVENLKYVFGVSGSISGLAGGLLPGTDMPNANKGAYLAVKVNITTKDGARVYPAESVGEYDWAAVAVGTNWQAGKKYIYTLDFSEGAGKVDPEKEQPEDPTVDPFDPGEDILGSPIKFTVEVSEWEDAGAQDITTM; encoded by the coding sequence ATGAAAAAGATATTCCATACGGTGACAATGGCGGCACTCCTTGTCGCCGCGACATCCTGCGAGCACAAGGAGCTGTGCCTCGACCACGCGCACGCGGTGGAGGTGGAGGTGGTCTTCGACTGGCGTAACGCTCCCAACGCCGCCCCGGCTTCCATGTCGCTCTACCTGTTCCCGGGTGACGGCGAGGCGTTGCGTTATGATTTCACGGGTCGCGACGGCGGCACCATCCGCGTTCCTATCGGAAAGTACGAGGCGCTGTGCCTGAACTCCGACACCGAAAATATCGTTTACCGGAACACGGAACGCAAGGGTACTTTCGAGGTGACGACCCAGACGAGCCCGCTGCTGGGGGGCCTTTCCGCCCTGGGCGTGCGCTCCGAGGGTGCCCCGAGGGCTGACGGGGCTGAAGACGAGCGCGTCGCGCTGTCCCCGGATATGCTTTGGAGCGACCACGCGGAAAGCATCGAGCTGAAACATGTCCCGGTTCGGCAGAGGATCACGCTTTACCCGGAACAGTCGGTTTGCAGGTACACGGTCGAGATCCGCAACGTCGAGAACCTGAAATATGTCTTTGGTGTCAGCGGTTCGATCTCAGGCCTCGCGGGAGGCCTGTTGCCCGGCACGGACATGCCCAACGCGAACAAGGGCGCTTACCTTGCCGTGAAAGTGAACATCACGACCAAGGACGGGGCCCGTGTATATCCGGCAGAATCTGTCGGCGAGTATGATTGGGCCGCCGTGGCTGTCGGCACGAACTGGCAGGCCGGTAAGAAGTACATCTACACGCTTGACTTCTCGGAGGGTGCCGGTAAGGTCGATCCGGAGAAAGAACAACCTGAAGATCCTACCGTTGACCCGTTCGATCCGGGCGAGGATATCCTGGGCAGCCCCATCAAGTTCACCGTGGAGGTTAGCGAGTGGGAAGACGCCGGCGCGCAGGATATAACAACTATGTAA
- a CDS encoding HU family DNA-binding protein, with the protein MNKQELIKAVAAASGLCVVDASKEMSAFENILEDCMARGEILSWSGVGAFCVREHKARPGRNPFTGLGMRIPTRKVVKFSPGKSLREAVIKKGIHGRRARCTDKET; encoded by the coding sequence ATGAACAAGCAGGAGCTGATAAAAGCGGTAGCCGCCGCGAGCGGGTTGTGCGTCGTGGATGCCTCGAAAGAAATGAGCGCTTTCGAGAATATTTTGGAGGACTGTATGGCGCGAGGGGAAATACTCTCGTGGTCTGGCGTGGGCGCCTTCTGCGTGCGGGAACACAAGGCTCGCCCGGGACGCAACCCGTTCACGGGGTTGGGGATGAGGATTCCGACCCGTAAGGTCGTGAAATTTTCCCCGGGAAAGTCCTTGCGCGAGGCTGTCATAAAGAAAGGAATCCACGGGAGGCGTGCTCGATGCACCGATAAGGAAACATGA
- a CDS encoding fimbrillin family protein produces the protein MNMDLKKNLCRGLGNRSLPVLFSVLLFASCQDDLQTSVHTGPGIRFSVSDGAGWRATRAEGSPAEETTPRDSLLGVLPLQAADGGEGLYLHAMISDNTGNALADDERIGTRSAPVKDMETYGNFGVLAYLYTGAWDGSATPGFMYNTEVRGDGGVWSPAADHNWPGEGQKLRFFAYAPYNTPGIELPAQHEAGYPGLTYTVPEKVQDQKDLLVAASGEMAGDHNATAPLTFSHALTAVRFVVGDDMQKGSVTKIALRGVYGKAVYDMDGDSWSAFEETKDFSQTLDKKVDGQPGNEITSGEGTFMMIPQQLPQGAEIEVVFTDDLTGTERTLKADIAGATWPQGKTVTYRISTSSILVVPTFEVTAPEAFTYQGGTSEYSVTSYLAVSREGDATQGVPLAWTAEFVEDDGSGGYNVIDRPEWLTAFTASGNGGTSATMLSATIAAQQGVTSNPHNEVLRAAAPVSGTYDLSTKGGTEPVNTANCYVINAPGTYSLPLVYGNAVKNGAANTSAYIPSVIDIPDEEERYLTHFVNHLDSVITDPYIYNNANCTPANATLVWQDEPELVTNVRLSPDKRGLLFDVPQESIKQGNAIVAVRDAANTIMWSWHIWVTDFVPGLPPTVEERYDPRKTQRDKVVTNYQGVQYTFMGNCIGYCYEGITTYDARSVKVRFTQAETGAIKVITLIQTPAVVNPGNAPYYQFGRKDPMLPGMLDASGSSVDKSCYSDGYAFKLSNDQSSIGASIQNPHIFYGVRISSWFSGALHYYNLWSADNMEYNVHNDNAVVKTIYDPSPVGYHLPASNAFTGFTFDGTHRSGYDKINTPYRDDTEATYNFGMELYCNKMMGQGSYDTAGGTVFFSFAGQRPYQRGKPTMCGIDGTCWKAVYATNTVIRRPYIVAPENTYSNASAYLVQPVRE, from the coding sequence ATGAATATGGATCTAAAAAAGAATTTATGCCGGGGGCTCGGGAACCGGAGCCTGCCGGTATTGTTTTCGGTTCTCCTGTTCGCCTCGTGCCAGGACGACCTGCAAACGAGTGTACACACGGGGCCCGGCATCCGCTTCTCGGTTTCCGACGGGGCGGGATGGCGTGCCACGCGAGCCGAGGGTAGCCCCGCGGAAGAGACGACCCCGAGGGATTCCCTTCTGGGCGTGCTGCCCCTGCAGGCCGCGGACGGCGGCGAGGGGTTGTACCTGCACGCCATGATCTCCGACAATACCGGCAACGCCCTTGCGGATGACGAACGGATCGGCACCCGTTCCGCTCCCGTGAAGGACATGGAGACCTACGGGAATTTCGGGGTCTTGGCCTACCTCTACACGGGGGCGTGGGACGGCAGCGCCACGCCCGGTTTCATGTACAACACGGAGGTGCGCGGCGATGGCGGCGTGTGGTCGCCCGCGGCGGATCACAACTGGCCGGGCGAGGGGCAGAAACTCCGTTTCTTCGCTTATGCGCCCTACAACACTCCGGGGATCGAGCTACCCGCACAGCATGAGGCGGGATACCCCGGCTTAACCTATACTGTTCCCGAAAAGGTACAAGACCAGAAAGACCTGCTCGTGGCCGCTTCCGGGGAGATGGCGGGCGACCACAACGCCACGGCCCCGCTGACCTTCAGCCACGCCCTGACCGCCGTCCGGTTCGTTGTCGGTGACGACATGCAAAAAGGAAGTGTGACGAAAATAGCCCTCCGCGGCGTGTACGGCAAGGCCGTTTATGATATGGACGGAGACTCGTGGAGTGCTTTCGAGGAAACGAAAGATTTCTCGCAGACGCTTGATAAAAAAGTGGACGGCCAGCCCGGGAATGAGATCACCTCCGGGGAGGGCACTTTCATGATGATCCCGCAGCAGCTGCCCCAGGGCGCGGAGATCGAGGTGGTCTTTACCGATGACCTGACGGGAACCGAGCGGACGCTGAAAGCCGACATCGCCGGGGCGACATGGCCCCAGGGCAAGACCGTCACTTACCGGATTTCCACCTCGAGCATCCTCGTCGTGCCGACTTTCGAGGTGACTGCTCCCGAGGCTTTCACCTATCAAGGAGGTACCAGCGAGTACTCGGTGACCAGCTATCTCGCCGTCTCCCGTGAAGGCGATGCAACGCAGGGTGTGCCGCTGGCGTGGACGGCCGAGTTCGTCGAGGATGACGGTAGCGGGGGCTACAACGTGATCGACCGTCCTGAATGGCTCACTGCTTTCACCGCGAGCGGTAACGGTGGCACGTCTGCCACGATGCTATCTGCCACGATCGCGGCCCAGCAGGGCGTTACCTCCAACCCGCATAACGAGGTGTTGCGGGCGGCAGCTCCCGTGAGCGGTACCTACGACCTCTCGACCAAGGGCGGCACCGAACCTGTGAACACGGCAAACTGCTACGTTATCAACGCCCCCGGTACATACAGCTTGCCGCTGGTTTATGGCAACGCCGTCAAGAACGGGGCGGCCAACACCTCGGCCTATATCCCGTCGGTCATCGACATCCCGGATGAGGAAGAGCGTTACTTGACACACTTCGTAAACCATCTCGATTCGGTTATCACCGATCCGTATATCTACAACAACGCGAACTGCACGCCCGCCAATGCCACGTTGGTATGGCAGGACGAGCCGGAACTGGTGACGAACGTCCGCCTTTCGCCTGACAAGCGCGGCTTGCTTTTCGACGTGCCGCAGGAATCGATCAAGCAGGGAAACGCCATCGTCGCCGTGCGTGACGCCGCCAACACCATCATGTGGAGCTGGCATATATGGGTGACGGATTTCGTGCCGGGACTCCCCCCGACCGTGGAGGAGCGTTACGATCCCCGGAAGACCCAGCGCGACAAGGTCGTGACCAATTACCAAGGGGTGCAATATACCTTTATGGGAAACTGTATCGGCTATTGTTATGAAGGCATCACCACCTACGATGCCCGCAGCGTGAAGGTGCGCTTTACACAGGCGGAAACCGGTGCTATAAAGGTCATAACGCTCATACAAACGCCTGCAGTCGTAAATCCCGGCAATGCGCCCTATTATCAGTTCGGCCGCAAGGATCCGATGCTGCCCGGTATGCTCGACGCTTCTGGTTCCTCTGTCGATAAGAGTTGCTATTCCGACGGCTACGCGTTTAAACTCTCGAATGACCAAAGCTCCATCGGCGCTAGCATCCAGAACCCGCATATATTTTATGGCGTGAGAATATCCAGTTGGTTCTCCGGTGCTCTTCATTATTACAACCTTTGGAGTGCCGACAACATGGAGTATAATGTGCATAACGACAATGCGGTGGTCAAGACGATTTACGATCCCTCGCCCGTCGGCTACCATCTGCCTGCGTCGAACGCCTTCACGGGATTTACGTTTGATGGCACGCACAGAAGCGGCTACGACAAGATTAATACTCCCTATCGCGACGACACGGAGGCTACCTATAA